In one window of Bos mutus isolate GX-2022 chromosome 13, NWIPB_WYAK_1.1, whole genome shotgun sequence DNA:
- the WFDC10A gene encoding WAP four-disulfide core domain protein 10A encodes MRAQALLPILFLCVLLLQARGRQHSQKTNQKQQPPEIKQCEKRPKIYMCKIPCSDDRECQANNICCSTFCGNICMNVL; translated from the exons AtgagagcccaggctctgctgccCATCCTGTTCCTCTGCGTTCTGCTGCTGCAGGCCAGGGGAAGGCAACACAGCCAGAAGACGAACC AAAAGCAGCAACCCCCAGAAATCAAGCAGTGTGAGAAAAGACCCAAAATATATATGTGCAAAATCCCCTGCAGTGATGATCGAGAATGTCAAGCAAATAACATATGTTGTTCAACCTTCTGCGGGAACATTTGCATGAACGTTCTGTGA